From Enterococcus mundtii, the proteins below share one genomic window:
- a CDS encoding nucleoside triphosphate pyrophosphohydrolase, with translation MNKLIRTKLREKILETNPNAKFIDLTSIEVESELKKKLLEEVQEFIEAKSVYEKNEEMADILEVIDAFYSFDLLKKEHVLHAKTKKYEERGGFNEGIYWKQ, from the coding sequence ATGAATAAACTAATTAGAACCAAATTAAGAGAAAAAATACTTGAAACTAATCCAAATGCTAAATTTATTGATTTAACGTCTATTGAAGTAGAAAGTGAACTTAAAAAAAAGCTATTAGAGGAAGTACAAGAATTTATTGAGGCTAAAAGTGTGTATGAAAAAAATGAAGAGATGGCAGATATTCTAGAAGTAATCGACGCATTTTATAGTTTTGACTTATTAAAGAAAGAACATGTATTGCACGCTAAAACTAAAAAGTACGAAGAACGAGGTGGGTTTAATGAAGGAATATATTGGAAACAGTAA
- a CDS encoding aminotransferase class V-fold PLP-dependent enzyme: protein MDSIYFDNASTSFPKSKKVLESISDFIKNTDGSYNRSESTEESDYIFETRRKLAELIGVKYPTHIIFTSNATEALNTIIFGFVNKNANIVSTVTEHNSVIRPLTYLQKIRNITVDWVECDRYGLINVDELIDFIDEKTDLVIVNHGSNVTGQVQPIAEICKRVKQKGDIPILIDMSQTIGHIEIDNNNLEADFIVFTGHKALKALSGIGGFYINPKHTSISPLKVGGTGVLSELLSQPRTLPYYFESGTLNYPRIFSLYCSLSEMSIETLKNKKEYIYTLTDYLINKLTDMHNIDIYSNANVLGIVSFNIKGMIAARVSSLLQKENIKTRSGLLCAPFLHHHIHDNVYGCVRISLSESNTKEEADKLIDILGGICNKVGEYQNIKLPRVYELPIPERKYFNEK, encoded by the coding sequence ATGGATTCTATTTACTTTGACAACGCATCTACATCATTTCCTAAAAGTAAAAAAGTATTGGAAAGTATTTCAGATTTTATAAAAAATACTGACGGTAGTTACAATCGTTCAGAATCAACTGAAGAAAGTGATTATATCTTTGAAACTAGGAGAAAACTAGCAGAGCTTATAGGAGTAAAGTATCCAACCCATATTATATTTACAAGTAATGCAACAGAAGCTCTGAATACCATTATTTTTGGATTCGTAAATAAAAACGCAAATATAGTTTCTACTGTCACAGAACATAATTCAGTAATACGTCCGTTAACCTATTTACAAAAGATTAGAAATATAACAGTTGATTGGGTTGAATGTGATCGCTATGGTTTAATCAATGTAGATGAACTAATTGATTTTATCGATGAAAAAACAGATCTTGTTATAGTGAACCATGGTTCAAATGTAACTGGTCAAGTACAACCAATCGCCGAGATTTGTAAACGTGTCAAACAAAAAGGAGATATTCCTATTTTGATTGACATGTCTCAGACCATAGGGCATATAGAAATTGATAATAATAACCTTGAAGCAGATTTTATCGTTTTTACTGGTCATAAAGCTTTGAAAGCGTTATCTGGTATTGGTGGGTTTTATATTAACCCCAAGCATACTAGTATTTCTCCTTTGAAAGTTGGTGGCACCGGTGTTTTATCAGAACTTCTTAGTCAGCCAAGGACTCTCCCATATTATTTTGAATCAGGAACATTGAACTATCCAAGAATTTTTTCTTTGTATTGTAGTTTATCAGAAATGTCTATAGAGACTTTAAAAAATAAAAAAGAATACATATATACTCTGACGGATTATTTAATAAATAAATTAACTGATATGCATAATATTGATATTTATAGCAATGCCAATGTATTAGGTATCGTTTCTTTTAATATTAAAGGAATGATTGCTGCACGAGTTTCTAGCTTACTTCAAAAAGAAAATATTAAGACACGCTCAGGTTTACTATGCGCACCCTTTTTACACCATCATATCCATGACAATGTATATGGTTGTGTGAGGATTAGTTTATCTGAATCAAATACAAAGGAAGAGGCAGACAAACTAATAGATATCTTGGGAGGGATTTGTAACAAGGTGGGAGAATATCAAAATATTAAGCTTCCAAGGGTTTATGAATTGCCCATTCCAGAAAGGAAGTATTTCAATGAAAAATAA
- a CDS encoding Rgg/GadR/MutR family transcriptional regulator — translation MKHHEIIKRLRKERNISQRTLSEGICSRTTLSSFENTGTNISLNLFQSYLDRLNISVEDYFLLHFNEEWPNQTVASNKEKANKVLEKAYYTYNWTDLEEKINHTYQLYMKSNDFYYYYLFIQYKLLLYRKIRAEKFIITENEVMVIKNYLNDVEVWGAFELNLFSNCLSLFNDAYIFSKVKILRKKYRNVRGSFKFYKLYSFFIINVIMLKFERDELENMNFYLAELKSFNTINYVRERILYNIFTEILKCKYDPTVKNFNTIDSFIDMFRLLDFNDYAQEMETFAKKMLGLR, via the coding sequence ATGAAACATCATGAAATAATAAAAAGATTACGCAAAGAAAGAAATATAAGTCAGAGAACTCTAAGCGAAGGGATTTGTAGCCGAACAACTCTTTCTTCTTTCGAAAATACTGGAACTAATATTTCTTTGAATTTGTTCCAATCGTACTTGGACAGATTAAATATTTCTGTTGAAGATTACTTTTTACTACATTTTAATGAAGAATGGCCAAATCAAACAGTAGCTTCAAATAAGGAAAAAGCGAATAAAGTATTAGAAAAAGCCTATTATACGTATAACTGGACTGACTTAGAAGAAAAAATAAACCATACATATCAGCTATACATGAAAAGTAATGATTTCTATTATTATTACTTATTCATCCAATACAAATTATTATTATATCGAAAAATCAGGGCTGAAAAATTTATTATCACAGAGAATGAAGTTATGGTTATAAAGAACTATTTAAATGATGTAGAAGTATGGGGAGCATTCGAATTAAATTTATTCTCCAACTGTCTCTCCCTTTTTAATGATGCTTATATTTTTTCAAAAGTAAAAATTCTTCGAAAAAAATATCGGAATGTGCGAGGGAGTTTTAAATTTTACAAATTATATAGCTTCTTTATAATCAACGTTATCATGTTGAAATTTGAAAGAGACGAGCTTGAAAATATGAACTTCTATTTAGCCGAACTCAAAAGTTTCAACACGATCAATTATGTAAGAGAACGTATTTTATATAATATTTTTACTGAGATCTTAAAATGTAAGTATGATCCTACTGTCAAAAATTTCAACACGATTGATTCATTTATCGATATGTTTAGACTATTGGATTTTAATGATTATGCTCAAGAAATGGAGACTTTCGCAAAAAAAATGCTTGGATTAAGGTAA
- the rlmD gene encoding 23S rRNA (uracil(1939)-C(5))-methyltransferase RlmD translates to MTQTIKKNERYTVDIIDLSYEGLGVAKIDGYPLFIENALPGEQVEILVVKAGNKFGYGKVENWLTTSPDRQEITSNVLLRTGIAPLAHLSYDQQLVFKQKQVEHVLAKIAKMPEVTVQPTIGMEEPTGYRNKAQIPVRRVEGELVTGFYKKNSHDLVEIEDFFIQDPQIDQAIIKVRDILQRFQVRGYNEEKNEGQIRHIIVRRGHYTHQMMVVLVTRKEKFFKAKEIAEAIHEALPEVVSVIQNINEEKTNVILGEKEKVLFGQSYIEDQLLGKTYRISSKSFYQVNTLQTEVLYQKAIEFAELKNDDVVIDAYSGIGTIGLSIADQVASVYGMEIVPAAIEDAQFNALTNKIENAHYEVGKAETVMKKWQEKGIKPTVLVVDPPRKGLDARFIDSAIEMAPERIVYISCNPATFARDVKLFAEDGYKLEKVQPVDLFPQTHHVECVGLLRKG, encoded by the coding sequence ATGACACAAACAATTAAGAAAAATGAACGGTATACTGTTGATATCATCGATTTAAGTTACGAGGGGTTAGGTGTTGCGAAAATTGATGGCTATCCATTATTTATTGAAAATGCTTTGCCAGGTGAACAAGTGGAGATCCTTGTCGTAAAAGCAGGCAATAAATTTGGCTACGGTAAGGTCGAAAACTGGTTGACGACGTCACCAGACCGTCAAGAAATCACTAGTAATGTTCTGTTGCGTACAGGAATCGCTCCTTTAGCCCATTTAAGTTATGATCAACAATTAGTATTCAAACAAAAACAAGTCGAACACGTTTTAGCTAAAATCGCTAAAATGCCTGAAGTCACAGTACAACCAACGATCGGGATGGAAGAACCTACAGGATATCGCAATAAAGCACAGATTCCTGTTCGTCGCGTCGAAGGCGAATTAGTGACTGGTTTTTACAAGAAAAACAGTCATGACTTAGTGGAAATAGAAGATTTCTTCATCCAAGACCCACAAATCGATCAAGCCATCATTAAGGTAAGAGACATCTTGCAACGTTTCCAAGTACGTGGCTACAATGAAGAAAAAAATGAAGGACAAATTCGTCATATCATTGTTCGTAGAGGTCATTACACCCATCAAATGATGGTCGTTCTAGTCACTCGAAAAGAAAAATTCTTCAAAGCGAAAGAAATCGCTGAAGCCATCCATGAAGCTTTACCGGAAGTGGTGTCAGTGATCCAAAATATCAACGAAGAAAAAACGAATGTCATTTTAGGAGAAAAAGAAAAAGTTCTTTTTGGTCAATCATATATCGAAGATCAGTTACTTGGTAAGACCTATCGTATTTCTTCTAAATCCTTTTATCAGGTCAATACATTACAAACCGAAGTACTGTATCAAAAAGCGATTGAATTTGCTGAATTGAAAAATGACGATGTCGTGATTGATGCCTATTCAGGAATTGGAACGATTGGTTTATCTATAGCAGACCAAGTAGCAAGCGTTTATGGAATGGAAATCGTACCAGCAGCAATTGAAGATGCACAGTTTAACGCATTGACAAATAAAATCGAAAATGCGCATTATGAAGTTGGAAAAGCCGAAACAGTCATGAAAAAATGGCAAGAAAAAGGGATCAAACCAACTGTTTTAGTTGTCGATCCTCCAAGAAAAGGCTTGGATGCACGCTTTATTGATTCAGCGATCGAGATGGCTCCTGAACGAATCGTTTATATCTCATGCAATCCTGCAACGTTTGCCAGAGATGTGAAGTTGTTTGCAGAAGATGGTTATAAATTGGAAAAAGTCCAACCAGTTGATTTATTCCCACAAACACATCATGTGGAATGTGTCGGATTATTACGTAAAGGTTAA
- a CDS encoding diacylglycerol kinase, producing MKKARVIYNPVSGKELLKRNLADILQALEESGYEASAYATTPEEDSAKNEARRVAELGFDLVVAAGGDGTINEVVNGIASLEVRPKMAIIPAGTTNDYARALKIPRDNIKAAAEVIKKNQTVKMDIGQSDNSYFINIAAGGYLTELTYEVPSELKSIFGYLAYLAKGAEMLPRVKPIKMHLKYDEGEYNGNASMFFLGLTNSVGGFEQIAPDAKLDDGKFSLIIVKTANIFEILHIAALMLNGGKHVDDPRVIYTKTSSLYVETEDNANRPVMINLDGEYGGNAPMHFQNLHQHIEFYANTDQIPDEAITGFEEEELEEVSKEFVKEVERLTDEDIDGDGKIADKDQN from the coding sequence ATGAAAAAAGCGCGTGTGATCTATAATCCGGTCTCAGGTAAAGAATTGTTAAAACGTAATCTTGCCGACATCCTCCAAGCTTTGGAGGAGTCGGGCTATGAAGCAAGTGCTTATGCCACGACTCCGGAAGAGGACTCGGCAAAAAATGAAGCACGACGAGTCGCTGAGTTAGGTTTTGATCTTGTCGTTGCTGCTGGTGGCGATGGGACGATCAATGAAGTCGTCAATGGTATCGCCTCACTGGAAGTTAGACCTAAAATGGCGATCATTCCAGCGGGAACGACCAATGACTATGCTCGCGCCTTGAAGATTCCTAGAGATAATATCAAGGCAGCAGCAGAAGTCATCAAAAAGAATCAAACAGTCAAAATGGATATCGGTCAATCCGATAATAGCTATTTCATCAATATTGCAGCTGGTGGCTACTTGACAGAATTGACCTACGAAGTTCCTTCCGAATTGAAAAGTATTTTTGGCTATCTTGCATATTTGGCAAAAGGAGCAGAAATGTTACCACGTGTCAAACCGATCAAGATGCACTTGAAGTATGACGAAGGAGAATATAATGGCAATGCTTCGATGTTCTTTTTAGGGTTGACGAATTCCGTTGGTGGATTTGAACAAATTGCGCCTGATGCAAAGCTAGATGATGGAAAATTTTCTTTGATCATTGTCAAAACGGCGAATATTTTTGAGATCCTACACATTGCGGCACTCATGCTCAATGGAGGAAAGCATGTAGATGATCCAAGGGTCATTTATACAAAAACAAGTTCCCTTTATGTTGAAACCGAAGATAATGCGAATCGTCCTGTCATGATCAATTTAGATGGCGAATATGGAGGTAATGCTCCGATGCATTTCCAAAATCTTCATCAACATATCGAGTTTTATGCAAACACAGATCAAATTCCAGATGAGGCAATCACTGGTTTTGAGGAAGAAGAACTAGAAGAAGTTAGCAAAGAATTCGTCAAAGAAGTAGAACGTTTGACGGATGAAGACATCGATGGCGATGGCAAAATTGCTGATAAGGATCAGAACTGA
- the gatB gene encoding Asp-tRNA(Asn)/Glu-tRNA(Gln) amidotransferase subunit GatB: MNFETVIGLEVHVELKTNSKIFSPAPAHFGAEPNSNTNVIDWGYPGVLPVMNKAALEFGMRAALALNCEISKDTHFDRKNYFYPDNPKAYQISQFDQPIGHDGWIEIEVEGKKKKIRIERVHLEEDAGKNMHGIGGYSYVDLNRQGTPLIEIVSEADMRSPEEAYAYLEALRSVIQFTEVSDVKLEEGSMRCDANISLRPYGQEEFGTKAELKNLNSLSFVKKGLAFEEKRQAKVLLSGGEIQQETRRFDETTNKTILMRVKEGSSDYRYFPEPDIPRFVIDDEWIQRVKASLPEMPASRRERYIRELGLPEYDAKVLTLSKEMSDFFEATLENGADAKQASNWLMGEVSAYLNSEKLELAETKLTPENLAGMILLIADGTISSKIAKKVFRELIMNGGDAQSVVEANGWVQLSDPAKLLPIINEILDNNQQSVDDFKNGKDRAVGFLVGQIMKATKGQANPGVVNKLLNEELAKR, encoded by the coding sequence ATGAATTTTGAAACAGTCATTGGACTTGAAGTCCATGTGGAATTAAAAACCAACTCAAAAATCTTCTCTCCAGCTCCTGCGCATTTTGGTGCTGAACCAAACAGCAACACCAATGTGATCGATTGGGGATACCCTGGAGTTTTACCAGTAATGAATAAAGCCGCGCTAGAATTTGGGATGCGTGCAGCGTTAGCATTGAATTGCGAAATTTCGAAAGATACTCATTTTGACCGCAAAAACTATTTCTATCCTGACAATCCCAAAGCTTACCAAATCTCACAATTCGATCAACCAATCGGTCATGATGGCTGGATCGAGATCGAAGTAGAAGGTAAAAAGAAAAAAATCCGCATTGAACGTGTGCATTTAGAAGAAGATGCAGGGAAAAACATGCACGGCATCGGTGGGTACTCTTATGTCGATCTAAACAGACAAGGAACACCATTGATCGAGATCGTTTCAGAAGCAGACATGCGTTCTCCAGAAGAAGCCTATGCTTATTTAGAAGCTTTGCGTTCTGTAATCCAATTTACTGAAGTCAGTGACGTGAAATTAGAAGAAGGTTCAATGCGTTGTGATGCGAACATTTCTTTACGCCCCTATGGACAAGAAGAATTTGGGACAAAAGCAGAATTGAAAAACTTGAACTCCCTTTCTTTTGTCAAAAAAGGTTTAGCATTTGAAGAAAAACGCCAAGCAAAAGTATTGTTATCTGGTGGAGAGATCCAACAAGAAACTCGTCGCTTTGATGAAACGACGAATAAGACGATCTTGATGCGTGTCAAAGAAGGGTCAAGTGACTATCGTTACTTCCCAGAACCTGATATCCCAAGATTCGTGATCGATGACGAATGGATCCAACGAGTGAAAGCAAGCTTACCAGAAATGCCTGCCTCTCGTCGTGAACGTTATATTCGTGAACTGGGTCTACCAGAGTATGATGCAAAAGTATTGACACTATCAAAAGAAATGTCTGATTTCTTTGAAGCAACATTGGAAAATGGGGCAGATGCCAAACAAGCATCCAACTGGTTGATGGGTGAAGTATCAGCTTACTTAAACAGTGAAAAGTTAGAATTAGCTGAAACAAAATTAACACCTGAAAACTTAGCAGGTATGATTCTTTTGATCGCAGATGGTACGATCAGTTCTAAAATTGCGAAAAAAGTCTTTCGTGAGTTGATCATGAATGGCGGAGATGCACAAAGTGTTGTCGAAGCAAACGGTTGGGTCCAATTATCTGACCCAGCGAAGTTATTACCGATCATCAATGAAATTTTAGATAACAATCAACAATCTGTTGATGATTTCAAAAACGGAAAAGACCGTGCAGTCGGTTTCTTAGTTGGACAAATCATGAAAGCTACTAAAGGACAAGCAAACCCAGGTGTGGTCAACAAATTGCTAAATGAAGAATTAGCGAAACGATAG
- the gatA gene encoding Asp-tRNA(Asn)/Glu-tRNA(Gln) amidotransferase subunit GatA: MTELYNRSLEELHDLLVSKEITAQDLVRATFDRIKDTEPAIDAFITLNEEKALAQAKALDEKGIDEHNVLSGIPIGIKDNIVTKDLLTTAASKILYNFEPIYDATVMEKVYEADMIPVGKLNMDEFAMGGSTETSYFKKTKNAWDQTKVPGGSSGGSAAAVAAGQVPVSLGSDTGGSIRQPAAFNGIVGMKPTYGRVSRFGLIAFASSLDQIGPMTRTVKDNALALTAISGYDEKDGTSSGVSVPNFADGLSGDIKGMKIALPKEYLGEGVDEGVKEAILKAAETFRSLGATVEEVSLPHSKYGVAVYYIIASSEASSNLQRFDGIRYGYRSEDVKNLDDVYVNSRSEGFGEEVKRRIMLGTFSLSAGYYDAHFKKAGQVRTLIKRDFEKVFADYDLIIGPSSPTVAFGLGENINDPITMYMSDILTIPVNLAGLPGMSVPAGLSEGLPVGLQIIGNYFEEKTMYQAAYAFEQATEFHRQQPAILGGKAE, encoded by the coding sequence ATGACAGAATTATACAATCGTTCATTAGAAGAACTACACGACTTATTAGTGTCAAAAGAAATCACTGCACAAGACTTAGTGAGAGCTACATTTGATCGTATCAAGGATACAGAACCTGCGATTGATGCATTCATTACATTGAATGAAGAGAAAGCTTTAGCCCAAGCCAAAGCCTTAGATGAAAAAGGCATCGATGAGCATAATGTCCTTTCTGGTATCCCGATCGGTATCAAAGACAACATCGTGACAAAAGATCTTTTGACGACAGCAGCTTCAAAGATCCTTTATAATTTTGAACCGATCTACGATGCGACAGTCATGGAAAAAGTATACGAAGCAGACATGATCCCTGTTGGTAAATTGAACATGGATGAATTTGCAATGGGCGGAAGTACCGAAACTTCTTACTTCAAAAAAACAAAGAACGCTTGGGATCAAACAAAAGTACCTGGCGGATCATCTGGTGGTTCAGCCGCCGCAGTTGCCGCAGGACAAGTGCCAGTTTCTCTAGGTAGTGACACTGGTGGAAGTATCCGCCAACCAGCCGCTTTCAATGGGATCGTAGGAATGAAACCAACTTATGGTCGTGTGTCACGTTTCGGTTTGATTGCATTTGCTTCATCTTTAGACCAAATCGGTCCAATGACCCGGACAGTCAAAGATAACGCATTAGCATTGACCGCAATCAGTGGCTACGACGAAAAAGACGGTACTTCATCTGGTGTATCTGTGCCTAACTTTGCAGATGGCTTGTCTGGTGATATTAAAGGAATGAAGATTGCTTTACCTAAAGAATATTTAGGTGAAGGTGTCGATGAAGGCGTGAAAGAAGCAATTCTTAAAGCAGCTGAAACATTCCGTTCATTAGGTGCAACAGTTGAAGAAGTTAGCTTACCTCATTCAAAATATGGCGTGGCTGTCTACTATATCATTGCTTCATCTGAAGCAAGTTCGAACTTGCAACGTTTTGACGGTATTCGTTATGGATATCGTTCAGAAGATGTCAAGAACTTGGATGACGTTTATGTCAATTCACGTTCTGAAGGTTTCGGAGAAGAAGTAAAACGCCGGATCATGTTAGGAACGTTCTCATTGAGTGCAGGTTACTATGACGCGCATTTCAAAAAAGCAGGACAAGTCCGTACATTGATCAAGCGTGACTTTGAAAAAGTTTTCGCGGATTATGATTTGATCATCGGCCCTTCTTCACCAACAGTTGCGTTCGGTCTTGGTGAAAATATCAACGACCCGATCACGATGTATATGAGTGATATCTTGACGATCCCAGTGAACTTGGCAGGACTACCAGGCATGTCAGTACCTGCAGGCTTATCGGAAGGATTACCAGTTGGTTTACAGATCATCGGTAATTATTTCGAAGAGAAAACCATGTATCAAGCAGCTTATGCGTTTGAGCAAGCGACTGAGTTCCATCGTCAACAACCAGCTATTTTAGGAGGGAAAGCCGAATGA
- the gatC gene encoding Asp-tRNA(Asn)/Glu-tRNA(Gln) amidotransferase subunit GatC: protein MAISEEQVKHVAKLAKLKFADEERAGFTDQLGKIIDMVEMLEEVDTEGVPFTSNVVETVNVMRQDRAQLGWSRDELLKNVPEKEDGFIKVPAIIDNGEAGA from the coding sequence ATGGCGATTAGTGAAGAACAAGTAAAACATGTAGCGAAGTTAGCCAAATTGAAATTTGCCGACGAAGAGCGCGCAGGTTTTACTGACCAATTAGGAAAAATCATTGACATGGTAGAAATGCTGGAAGAAGTAGACACAGAAGGCGTACCATTTACATCAAACGTCGTTGAAACTGTCAACGTCATGCGACAAGACCGTGCACAACTAGGTTGGAGCAGAGATGAATTATTAAAAAATGTACCAGAAAAAGAAGATGGGTTCATCAAAGTACCAGCAATCATCGATAATGGGGAGGCTGGCGCATAA
- the ligA gene encoding NAD-dependent DNA ligase LigA, which produces MEHEMTIDEATKKAEELRVQLDRWSREYYVLDQPTVEDYIYDKTYAELVAIEEQYPDLITADSPTQRVGGKILSAFEKVTHDIPLYSLNDVFNKEELLAFDQRVQKAIGHPVDYCCELKIDGLSVSLRYENGEFVRGATRGDGSVGENITENLKTVRSVPIKLKEPMSIEVRGECFMPKRSFVKLNQKNEEEGKPVFANPRNAAAGSLRQLDSKITAKRNLDTFLYTVADFGPMQATTQYEALEELDKIGFHTNHEKRLCHSIEEVWAFIEEYHEKRKDLPYEIDGIVIKVNDFSIQDQLGFTVKAPRWATAYKFPPEEVETVIEEIEWTVGRTGVVTPTAIMTPVRVAGTTVSRASLHNGDYIQMKDIRLNDTVQIYKAGDIIPEVAQVILDKRPKDSEPYKMPEHCPVCHSELVHLDEEVALRCINPKCPAQMKEGLNHFVSRNAMNIDGLGPRVLEQMYDKKLVADVADLYKLTEEELLTLDKIKEKSANNILTAIDNSKDNSVERLIFGLGIRHVGAKAAKILAEHFGDLETLSRSDFESIIQLDTIGDIIADSVVTYFDNEEVHELMEELKQAGVNLEYKGIRSTQLKEVESPFKNKTIVLTGKLTRFTREEAKETIENLGGKVTGSVSKKTDIVVAGEDAGSKLTKAQELGVEVWTEDQMADALAESHPVEGAE; this is translated from the coding sequence ATGGAACACGAAATGACGATCGATGAAGCAACAAAAAAAGCAGAAGAACTCAGAGTGCAGTTAGATCGTTGGTCTCGTGAGTATTATGTGTTGGACCAGCCAACAGTAGAAGATTATATCTACGACAAAACCTATGCCGAATTAGTGGCGATCGAAGAACAATATCCAGACCTGATCACCGCAGATTCACCGACACAACGAGTAGGTGGAAAGATTCTTTCAGCATTTGAAAAAGTCACACATGACATTCCATTATATAGTTTGAACGATGTCTTCAATAAAGAAGAACTATTAGCATTTGATCAACGCGTCCAAAAAGCAATCGGCCATCCAGTCGATTATTGCTGTGAATTGAAAATCGATGGTTTATCGGTATCCTTGCGTTATGAGAATGGCGAGTTTGTTCGGGGAGCAACTCGTGGGGATGGTTCTGTCGGCGAAAATATCACGGAAAATCTGAAAACTGTACGCTCTGTTCCAATCAAATTAAAAGAACCAATGAGTATTGAAGTGCGTGGCGAATGCTTTATGCCAAAACGTTCATTTGTAAAATTGAACCAAAAAAATGAAGAAGAAGGTAAACCAGTCTTTGCCAATCCCCGCAATGCTGCAGCGGGTTCCTTGCGCCAGTTAGATTCCAAGATCACAGCAAAAAGAAATCTTGATACGTTCTTATATACCGTAGCCGATTTTGGACCAATGCAAGCCACTACGCAATACGAAGCGTTAGAAGAATTAGACAAGATCGGTTTCCATACGAACCATGAAAAACGGCTTTGTCACTCAATCGAAGAAGTTTGGGCGTTCATTGAGGAATACCATGAAAAACGAAAAGACTTACCTTATGAGATCGACGGGATCGTTATTAAAGTCAATGACTTTTCAATCCAAGACCAATTAGGTTTTACGGTTAAAGCCCCACGTTGGGCAACAGCCTATAAATTTCCACCTGAAGAAGTAGAAACGGTCATCGAAGAAATCGAATGGACGGTCGGCAGAACGGGTGTAGTGACACCGACAGCGATCATGACACCAGTTCGTGTTGCTGGAACGACGGTCAGTCGCGCCAGTCTGCATAACGGGGATTATATCCAAATGAAAGATATCCGCTTGAACGATACTGTCCAAATCTATAAGGCAGGGGATATCATTCCAGAAGTCGCACAAGTTATTTTAGATAAACGTCCAAAAGACAGCGAGCCTTATAAAATGCCCGAACATTGCCCTGTCTGTCACAGTGAGTTGGTTCATTTAGATGAAGAAGTTGCCTTGCGTTGCATCAATCCGAAGTGTCCCGCACAAATGAAAGAAGGACTGAACCATTTCGTTTCCCGAAATGCGATGAACATCGATGGCTTAGGCCCAAGAGTCTTGGAACAGATGTACGATAAGAAACTAGTCGCTGATGTTGCCGATCTCTATAAACTAACAGAAGAAGAATTATTGACGTTAGACAAAATCAAAGAAAAATCAGCGAATAATATTTTAACAGCGATCGACAATAGCAAAGATAACTCGGTAGAACGCTTGATCTTTGGTTTAGGTATCCGTCACGTTGGCGCAAAAGCAGCGAAAATCTTAGCAGAGCATTTTGGCGATTTAGAAACGTTGAGTCGCAGCGATTTTGAATCAATCATCCAATTAGATACGATCGGGGATATTATTGCAGATAGTGTAGTGACTTATTTTGACAACGAAGAAGTCCACGAGTTGATGGAAGAGTTAAAACAAGCAGGTGTCAACCTTGAATACAAAGGGATTCGTTCGACACAGCTGAAAGAAGTAGAATCGCCGTTCAAAAACAAGACGATCGTATTGACGGGCAAACTAACTCGATTCACAAGGGAAGAAGCCAAAGAAACGATTGAGAATCTTGGCGGAAAAGTCACTGGTAGCGTATCGAAAAAAACAGATATCGTTGTCGCTGGCGAAGATGCGGGTAGTAAATTAACGAAAGCCCAAGAGTTAGGGGTCGAGGTTTGGACGGAAGATCAAATGGCTGACGCGTTAGCAGAGAGTCATCCTGTCGAGGGAGCAGAATAA